Within Romboutsia sp. CE17, the genomic segment TCTCCTGCTCTTTTACTAATTTCAATTTCATTTCAGATGCTTCTTTTCTTGTTTCATCAGATGTTGAAGGATTATTTATCATTTCATTTAAACTTTGAGCCAAGTCATTTCTTTGCTTTTCTCTAGTCATTTTCATATCTAATATGTATGAAGATTTTTGCATATTTTCTTTTGATGTTAACTGTGCCTCTATTTCTTTACTTGTTTCAGTTACTTTTTCAGTTACCTCGCTTTCATTTTCTGCAATTTCTTCACTAGATTTACTATCAACTATATCGACTTCAGTGCTATTTCCTTCACTATTTTCATCTGTATTTTTACTAAGTTGAGCTTGCTCATAAGCTTTAAACTCTTTAGATACATCTAATGCTGATTTTTTACTTAATTGATAATTTACTACACCTACAACTACTAACATTGCTGATAAAGTTATTACTACAAATCCTCTATTCTTATAATTAAATCTCATTTTTATCCCCCCGGTTATATGTATTTATTTAGAACTCATTATCTGAACTTGATGTCCATCTACTTGTAATGCAGTTTGTACAGCACTATAAAGCAATTCTTTTACTTTAGAATCATTAGCTCCACTTGCAACAACTAAAACTCCTTTAATTTTAGCCTCTGTTGTTTTTAATATTACTGGTGAATTAGAATTACTAGTTATCATTGTTTTATTTTCACTTTCTGTTGTAACCTTTCTTTCTCCACCTTGAGCATCTTTTTCTTCTGTAGTTTCTGTGGTTGAATTACTATTGAATGCTGGTTGAAGCTCTTCACTCGACTCAAAAGTAATCATCACATTAACATCTCCTACACCATTAATTTTACTTAAGATACTTTCTAATTTTTTTTCTAAATCTTTTTGTTCACTACTTGAAATTTCTTCTTCCTGCTGTTGTTCTACTTGAGCTACATT encodes:
- a CDS encoding SpoIIIAH-like family protein, giving the protein MRFNYKNRGFVVITLSAMLVVVGVVNYQLSKKSALDVSKEFKAYEQAQLSKNTDENSEGNSTEVDIVDSKSSEEIAENESEVTEKVTETSKEIEAQLTSKENMQKSSYILDMKMTREKQRNDLAQSLNEMINNPSTSDETRKEASEMKLKLVKEQETELKIENLLSTKGFEDALVYISDGIVNVVVNEEELKKEEAAKIFDLVAEQADVKYENIKLMNNQQD
- a CDS encoding stage III sporulation protein AG, which codes for MFKNLNEKDKKKIYSLLSLGIICVLALIIISCIPEDENTASDENVAQVEQQQEEEISSSEQKDLEKKLESILSKINGVGDVNVMITFESSEELQPAFNSNSTTETTEEKDAQGGERKVTTESENKTMITSNSNSPVILKTTEAKIKGVLVVASGANDSKVKELLYSAVQTALQVDGHQVQIMSSK